One genomic region from Argentina anserina chromosome 2, drPotAnse1.1, whole genome shotgun sequence encodes:
- the LOC126782506 gene encoding phospholipid--sterol O-acyltransferase: MRTTWKLHLLTAFLLLFHGVGGDDWSGDYSKLSGIIIPGLASTQLRAWSILDCPYSPLDFNPLDLVWLDTTKLLSAVNCWLKCMLLDPHNQTDHPDCKSRPDSGLSAITELDPGYITGPLSSVWKEWVKWCIEFGIEANAIIAVPYDWRLSPSMLEERDLYFHKLKLTFETALKLRGGPSVVFAHSLGNHVFRYFLEWLKLEIAPKHYVRWLDDHIHAYFAVGAPLLGATETVKGTLSGLTFGLPISEGTARLMVNSFASTLWMLPFSKYCKGENKYWNHFSGGDERSHHTYHCEKREYQLNFSGWPTNIVNIEIPATRGYEAYPSVTDMTATNFSSIECGLPTQLSFSAREIADGTLFKAIEDYDPDMKRILYQLKKLYLDDPVLNPLTPWERPPLKNIFCIYGTGLKTEVGYYFAPSGKPYPDNWIITDVIYEIEGSLFSRSGNLFEGHPGAASGDETVPYHSLSWCKNWLGPKVNITRSPQAEHDGSNVQEELNVEHHHEEDILPNMTRLPRVKYITYYEDSESIPGRRTAVWEIDKANHRNIVRSPVLMRELWLQMWHDIHPDAKSKFVTKAKRGPLRNEDCYWDYGKARCAWAEYCEYRYLFGDVHLGQSCRLKNSRADLLSHYL, encoded by the exons ATGCGAACAACGTGGAAGCTCCACCTGCTCACGGcgttcctcctcctcttccatgGAGTCGGCGGCGACGACTGGAGCGGCGACTACTCCAAGCTCTCCGGCATCATCATCCCCGGCTTGGCCTCCACTCAGCTCCGCGCCTGGTCCATCCTCGATTGTCCTTACTCTCCTCTCGATTTCAACCCTCTCGATTTGGTCTGGCTCGACACCACCAAA CTTCTCTCCGCCGTGAACTGCTGGCTCAAGTGCATGCTGCTCGACCCGCACAACCAAACGGATCATCCTGACTGCAAGTCCCGACCCGATAGCGGCCTCTCTGCCATCACTGAGCTCGATCCTGGCTATATAACCG GTCCTCTTTCTTCAGTGTGGAAGGAATGGGTGAAATGGTGTATAGAATTTGGAATCGAAGCGAATGCAATCATTGCTGTTCCTTATGATTGGAGGCTTTCGCCTTCCATGCTTGAGGAGCGAGACCTTTACTTTCACAAGCTCAA ATTGACATTTGAGACAGCACTGAAACTTCGCGGAGGCCCTTCAGTAGTGTTTGCACATTCACTTGGTAATCATGTCTTCCGATACTTTCTGGAGTGGCTAAAGCTGGAGATTGCACCGAAACATTATGTCAGATGGCTGGATGACCACATTCATGCCTATTTTGCTGTCG GAGCTCCACTTCTTGGTGCAACTGAGACTGTCAAAGGAACTCTTTCTGGGCTAACATTTGGCCTTCCTATTTCTGAG GGAACAGCTCGGTTGATGGTCAATTCATTTGCTTCTACTTTATGGATGTTGCCATTTTCAAAGTATTGTAaaggagaaaataaatactggAACCACTTTTCTGGGGGAGACGAGAGAAGTCATCATACGTATCACTGTGAGAAGCGGGAATATCAGTTGAACTTCTCTGGATGGCCAACAAATATCGTCAACATTGAAATTCCTGCAACTCGTG GCTATGAGGCCTATCCATCTGTTACCGACATGACTGCAACCAACTTTTCTAGCATAGAATGTGGATTACCTACCCAGTTGTCTTTCTCTGCCCGTGAAATAGCAGATGGGACACTTTTCAAAGCAATAGAGGATTATGACCCAGATATGAAGAGGATTTTGTACCAATTAAAGAA GCTATATCTTGATGATCCAGTTTTAAATCCACTCACACCATGGGAAAGACCTCCtttgaaaaatatattttgcatCTATGGAACAGGCTTGAAAACTGAG GTTGGTTACTATTTTGCACCAAGTGGAAAGCCCTACCCCGATAACTGGATCATTACCGATGTGATATATGAGATTGAAGGTTCCTTGTTCTCAAG GTCGGGAAATCTTTTCGAAGGACATCCAGGAGCAGCAAGTGGGGATGAGACT GTACCATACCATTCTCTATCTTGGTGCAAGAATTGGCTGGGACCAAAAGTTAATATAACGAGGTCTCCCCAG GCTGAGCATGATGGTTCCAATGTACAAGAGGAATTGAATGTAGAACATCATCATGAAGAAGATATTTTGCCAAACATGACAAGGTTGCCCAGGGTCAAGTACATAACTTACTATGAAGATTCTGAAAGTATACCAGGAAGGAGGACGGCAGTTTGGGAGATAGATAAAG CGAATCATAGGAACATTGTCAGATCCCCGGTTCTGATGAGAGAGTTGTGGCTTCAAATGTGGCATGATATCCATCCTGATGCTAAGTCAAAATTCGTCACTAAAG CCAAACGCGGACCTTTGAGGAATGAAGACTGCTATTGGGATTATGGAAAAGCTCGATGTGCATGGGCTGAATACTGTGAATATAG GTACCTGTTTGGAGATGTTCATTTAGGACAGAGCTGTAGGTTGAAGAATTCTAGAGCAGATCTTCTTTCGCACTACTTGTAG
- the LOC126783358 gene encoding polygalacturonase, which translates to MALMRPSLLFYVILVLSLSSSCYSSSFQENSLLHSYVDDDNREATGFHSEPARSSYMNILKNLKLSEPNNLRTRLFSTSSSVKTVSVDDFGAKGNGAADDTQAFLKAWKTACSSTGALVLLVPKKTYLVKPITFLGPCKSQLTMQIYGTMEASGDRSVYSKDINHWIMFANVKNMIVQGPGTIHGNGQTWWQNSCKRKQTKPCGTRAPTAVTFYKCNNLVVKNLKFQDAQQMHVSFEGCTNVQASYLTITAPETSPNTDGIHVTRTQNITISNSNIGTGDDCISIESGSQNVQASSITCGPGHGISIGSLGDGGSEDYVSKVLVDGAKLSGTTNGVRIKTWRGGSGMASDITFRNIEMNDVTNPIIIDQNYCDTSDGKCKQQSKAVKVQNVLYQNIRGTSASNDAIIFDCSKSVPCRGIVLQNVQLDKGAECSNVNLAYKGNVSPRCA; encoded by the exons ATGGCTCTAATGAGACCTTCATTGTTGTTCTATGTTATTCTTGTTCTATCTTTGAGTTCTTCATGTTATAGTAGCAGCTTCCAAGAGAACTCATTACTTCATAgttatgttgatgatgataatCGTGAAGCAACTGGTTTCCATTCTGAACCAGCTCGTTCTTCGTACATGAACATTCTTAAGAATCTCAAGCTCTCTGAACCGAATAATCTCCGAACTAGGCTCTTCAGCACATCATCTTCCGTTAAAACGGTTAGTGTTGATGATTTTGGCGCTAAAGGAAATGGTGCTGCTGATGACACCCAG GCATTTCTAAAGGCGTGGAAGACTGCTTGTAGTTCCACTGGGGCACTTGTTCTTCTGGTGCCAAAGAAGACCTATCTTGTTAAGCCAATCACATTTTTAGGGCCATGCAAATCTCAGCTCACAATGCAG ATATATGGAACCATGGAAGCATCTGGTGACAGGTCAGTATACAGCAAAGATATCAATCACTGGATCATGTTTGCCAACGTTAAAAATATGATAGTTCAAGGTCCTGGAACCATCCACGGCAACGGTCAAACTTGGTGGCAAAATTCttgcaaaagaaaacaaaccaAG CCCTGCGGTACGCGCGCACCTACG GCAGTGACGTTCTACAAGTGCAATAACTTGGTGGTGAAGAATCTGAAGTTCCAAGACGCACAGCAAATGCACGTCAGTTTCGAAGGGTGCACTAATGTTCAAGCTTCGTATCTAACTATAACTGCTCCGGAGACTAGTCCCAATACTGACGGCATTCATGTTACCAGGACCCAGAACATCACAATCTCCAACAGCAATATCGGAACAG GTGATGACTGCATTTCTATTGAAAGTGGATCCCAAAACGTACAAGCCTCCAGTATTACCTGCGGTCCTGGCCACGGGATCAGTATCGGTAGCTTGGGTGATGGAGGGTCTGAGGACTATGTTTCGAAAGTGCTAGTTGACGGAGCTAAGCTTTCAGGAACCACGAATGGAGTGAGGATCAAAACATGGCGAGGAGGCTCAGGAATGGCAAGTGACATTACATTTCGAAACATAGAAATGAATGATGTAACCAACCCCATAATCATAGACCAAAACTACTGTGACACCAGTGACGGAAAATGCAAACAACAG AGCAAGGCTGTGAAGGTACAAAATGTGTTGTACCAAAACATCAGAGGGACAAGCGCCTCGAACGATGCCATAATATTTGATTGCAGCAAGAGCGTTCCATGTCGGGGAATTGTGCTGCAAAATGTTCAACTCGACAAAGGAGCAGAATGCAGCAATGTTAATTTGGCTTACAAAGGAAATGTCTCCCCACGATGTGCTTGA
- the LOC126782729 gene encoding protein NPGR2 → MTRSRNERGSRSRSSGSFGMIMNCFCSGEQLKGPDELIFSDSESLATRDHKSEFPLRVAAVADKSHTNIIEAESSLRESGGLNYEEARALLGRCEYRKGNIELALHVFEGIDIAAVTPKIKVTLARAGEHRRRRSRSNDTPPMSLNAVCLLLEAIYLKAKSLQSLGKLREAAQSCGIILDTVESSLPGGLPQSFGTDCKLHDIVSQSVELLPELWKFADCQHEAILSYRRALLSHWNLDTQTTAKIQKEFAIFLLYCGDEATPPHLRFQMDRSFTPKSNLEEAILLLMILIRKVSLKRIEWDPSILDHLSFALSVSGNLRALATQYEELLPGLIDRKEGFYNLSLCYYGAGEGSVALDLLRKLLANGMDPMCFPALLMASKICGENQSLAKEGVGFALRALESVGGKCDELKSTASCVLGISLSAHSKSAVTDGERLTRQAKALEALKTAGQMTAMSDPIILYHLSLEYAQQRKLDAALDCAKQMLNLEAGSSVKGWLLLSRILSAQRRFVDAETIIDGALDQTGKWDQGELLQTKAKLQLAEGQFKRAIETYTQLLALLQVQTKGLGYRKKLLKSTRQHVDRSLELEIWHDLAHVYMSLSQWNDAEICLFKSKGISTYSAARCHATGVLYEKKGLYKEAVKAFSEALTIDPSHIPSLVSLAVVLKRLGSSEVVVKSLLMNALSLDRMNHSAWFNLGLLYKSQGTPSSLSEAAECFEAAVFLEDSTPVEPFR, encoded by the exons ATGACAAGGAGTAGGAATGAGAGGGGGAGTAGGAGTAGAAGCTCGGGGAGCTTCGGAATGATTATGAACTGTTTCTGCTCTGGAGAGCAGTTAAAAGGACCGGATGAATTGATTTTTTCAGATAGCGAGTCCCTTGCAACCAGGGATCATAAGAGTGAGTTTCCATTGCGTGTCGCTGCGGTTGCCGACAAGTCTCACACCAATATTATAGAAGCTGAGTCGTCTCTGCGGGAGAGTGGTGGATTGAACTACGAG GAAGCTAGAGCATTATTAGGAAGATGTGAATATCGTAAAGGAAACATAGAACTTGCTTTACATGTATTTGAAGGAATAGATATTGCTGCAGTGACCCCAAAGATTAAAGTCACCCTTGCTAGAGCTGGCGAACATCGTAGGAGACGTTCCCGAAGTAACGATACTCCACCTATGTCTCTAAATGCTGTCTGTTTACTTCTGGAAGCGATATATCTTAAAGCAAAGTCATTGCAGAGTCTTGGGAAGCTTAGAG AAGCTGCTCAGTCTTGCGGAATTATCTTGGATACGGTGGAATCTTCATTACCAGGTGGTTTACCTCAAAGCTTTGGCACTGACTGTAAACTGCATGATATCGTAAGTCAGAGTGTTGAGTTGCTCCCTGAACTGTGGAAATTTGCTGACTGTCAACATGAAGCTATCCTCTCATACCGACGAGCTCTACTCAGTCACTGGAACCTTGATACACAAACTACTGCAAAGATTCAGAAAGAGTTTgccatttttttgttatattgtggAGATGAAGCAACCCCTCCACACCTCCGATTCCAAATGGATCGTTCATTTACACCGAAAAGCAATTTAGAAGAGGCTATTCTTCTGCTAATGATACTGATCAGAAAAGTTTCTCTCAAAAGAATTGAGTGGGATCCATCAATTTTGGATCATCTTTCATTTGCTCTATCTGTTTCTGGGAATTTGAGGGCTTTAGCGACTCAATATGAAGAATTGCTACCTGGTTTAATTGATCGGAAAGAGGGATTTTACAACTTATCTCTATGTTACTATGGAGCAGGTGAAGGTTCAGTTGCTTTAGATCTATTGAGGAAGTTGTTGGCGAATGGTATGGATCCAATGTGTTTCCCAGCTCTGTTGATGGCATCAAAGATATGTGGGGAAAACCAAAGTCTTGCCAAAGAAGGGGTAGGTTTTGCACTCAGGGCCCTTGAAAGTGTTGGTGGTAAATGTGATGAATTGAAAAGTACTGCTTCTTGTGTATTGGGCATATCGCTTTCAGCACACTCTAAATCAGCGGTTACTGATGGTGAGAGGTTGACAAGACAGGCCAAGGCACTTGAGGCCCTGAAAACTGCCGGGCAAATGACAGCAATGAGTGACCCCATTATTCTTTACCATCTCAGCTTAGAATATGCTCAGCAGAGAAAGTTGGATGCTGCGCTTGACTGTGCTAAGCAAATGCTAAATCTGGAAGCTGGGTCAAGTGTTAAAGGTTGGTTATTGCTGAGCAGGATACTGTCAGCTCAGAGACGGTTTGTTGATGCTGAAACAATCATAGATGGAGCTTTGGATCAGACAGGCAAATGGGATCAAGGAGAACTACTGCAAACAAAAGCCAAACTTCAACTTGCAGAGGGTCAGTTTAAAAGAGCCATTGAGACATACACTCAGCTTCTTGCTCTTCTTCAAGTTCAGACAAAAGGCCTTGGTTACAGGAAGAAGCTTCTTAAG AGCACTAGACAACATGTTGATAGAAGTTTGGAATTGGAAATATGGCATGATCTGGCACACGTCTACATGAGTCTTTCACAATGGAATGATGCTGAGATCTGTCTCTTCAAATCTAAAGGCATAAGTACCTACTCTGCTGCTAGATGCCATGCCACAG GTGTACTTTATGAGAAGAAGGGCCTTTACAAGGAAGCTGTGAAAGCTTTTTCAGAGGCTTTGACTATTGATCCCTCCCATATACCAAGCTTGGTCTCCCTTGCTGTTGTTCTCAAACGCCTTGGTAGCTCAGAAGTAGTCGTCAAAAGCCTTTTGATGAATGCTTTAAGTCTTGATAGAATGAACCATTCCGCATGGTTTAACCTAGGCCTACTTTACAAATCGCAGGGTACGCCGTCTTCTTTATCTGAAGCTGCTGAATGTTTTGAGGCtgcagtttttcttgaagacTCTACTCCAGTAGAACCCTTCAGATAA
- the LOC126783636 gene encoding uncharacterized protein LOC126783636 yields the protein MNTKTMRLPPRRISTTIASSNNHANKRKERESSLDAPHNPAKTLKLSPGPPAYQADPVSAVASGQLLAGYLAHEFLTKGTLLGQLWDPTARSADEPPPVAKSPDRREEGEAERQYEKLERYVEVADLLKTDGAQLAGIVNPTQLARFLQL from the coding sequence ATGAATACCAAAACGATGCGTTTGCCGCCACGTCGGATTTCGACGACTATTGCGTCATCAAATAACCACGCCAACAAGCGTAAGGAGCGGGAGAGTTCACTCGACGCGCCTCACAACCCAGCAAAGACGCTCAAGCTGTCCCCCGGGCCGCCGGCTTATCAAGCCGATCCGGTTTCAGCTGTGGCCTCCGGTCAGCTCCTGGCTGGCTATTTGGCACACGAATTCCTCACCAAGGGCACCCTTCTGGGGCAGCTCTGGGACCCGACCGCCCGATCCGCCGACGAACCACCGCCGGTTGCGAAATCCCCAGATCGGCGCGAAGAAGGTGAAGCCGAGCGGCAGTACGAGAAGCTGGAGAGGTACGTGGAGGTAGCTGATTTGCTGAAGACGGATGGGGCGCAGTTAGCTGGAATTGTGAACCCTACTCAGCTTGCACGCTTTTTACAGTTGTGA
- the LOC126783147 gene encoding thioredoxin-like fold domain-containing protein MRL7, chloroplastic, whose product MLSLQIRLPLNFHTPSLLSTRAPNSLSCRAASTKSDPEPAKPKPRRRKTAPAGNETEQKPLPFSIPKKPPRRGRRSEAAAVEDYVRDSLNRTFAAIQEQNPEIFEAKAELMKKKAAAADDGDEEDDEESEEEEAAAVVEEETENWPLDAEVGWGIRASEYFEKHGIRNVVDENGDEIDWEGEVEDNWVKEINCLEWESFAFHPSPLIVFVFERYNRAGENWKALKELEKAVKVYWDAKERLPPRSVKIDINIERDLAYALKVRECPQVLFLRGNRILYREKEIRTSDELVAMIAHFYYNAKRPSWIDVKELTLPYK is encoded by the exons ATGCTTAGCCTTCAAATTCGTCTCCCACTTAATTTCCACACCCCTTCTCTACTCTCTACCCGCGCTCCCAACTCTCTCTCTTGCCGCGCCGCTTCCACAAAATCCGACCCGGAGCCAGCCAAGCCGAAGCCCCGGCGCCGCAAGACCGCACCCGCCGGAAATGAAACCGAACAAAAGCCCCTCCCTTTCTCCATTCCGAAGAAGCCGCCGCGCCGCGGGCGGAGGAGCGAGGCTGCGGCGGTGGAGGACTACGTGAGGGACTCACTCAACCGGACGTTCGCCGCAATCCAGGAGCAGAATCCGGAGATTTTCGAAGCCAAGGCGGagctgatgaagaagaaagctGCCGCCGCTGACGACGGCGACGAGGAGGATGATGAGGAgagtgaggaggaggaggcggcggcggtggtggaggaggagacgGAGAATTGGCCGTTGGATGCGGAGGTGGGATGGGGGATTAGGGCGTCGGAGTATTTCGAGAAGCATGGGATCCGAAACGTGGTGGATGAAAATGGAGATGAGATTGATTGGGAGGGAGAGGTTGAAGATAATTGGGTGAAGGAGATTAACTGCTTGGAGTGGGAAAGCTTTGCTTTTCATCCAAGCCCTCttattgtgtttgtgtttgagAGATATAACAGAGCTGGTGAGAATTGGAAGGCTTTGAAGGAGCTTGAGAAGGCTGTCAAGGTGTATTGGGACGCCAAGGAGCGGCTGCCTCCCAGG TCTGTGAAGATTGATATTAATATCGAGAGGGATTTGGCGTATGCTCTGAAGGTTAGAGAGTGTCCTCaggttttgtttttgagagGGAACAGGATATTGTACAGAGAGAAAG AGATTCGGACGTCCGATGAATTGGTTGCGATGATTGCGCATTTCTACTACAATGCAAAGAGGCCGTCCTGGATTGATGTGAAGGAGTTAACTCTGCCGTACAAGTGA